From a region of the Haematobia irritans isolate KBUSLIRL chromosome 4, ASM5000362v1, whole genome shotgun sequence genome:
- the Polr2I gene encoding RNA polymerase II subunit RpII15, with the protein MSLSFDAAASEGPGYVGIRFCQECNNMLYPKEDKEAKVLMYACRNCDYRQEADSNCIYVNKIMHEIDELTHICPDVISDPTLPRTEDHECPKCGHRESVFFQAQTRRAEEEMRLYYVCTNQNCTHRWTE; encoded by the coding sequence ATGTCGCTATCATTTGATGCTGCCGCCAGCGAAGGTCCTGGCTATGTGGGTATACGTTTCTGTCAAGAATGCAACAACATGTTGTATCCAAAAGAGGACAAGGAGGCCAAAGTTCTGATGTATGCTTGCCGAAATTGTGATTATCGCCAGGAAGCCGATTCGAATTGCATCTatgtgaacaaaattatgcACGAAATTGATGAATTGACTCATATTTGTCCCGATGTCATATCTGATCCTACTTTACCTCGAACTGAAGACCATGAGTGTCCCAAATGTGGTCATCGTGAATCGGTGTTTTTTCAAGCTCAGACTCGACGCGCTGAAGAGGAAATGAGATTGTATTACGTGTGCACCAATCAGAATTGCACTCATCGCTGGACTGAGTAG